Proteins encoded in a region of the Nitrospira sp. genome:
- a CDS encoding rRNA (cytidine-2'-O-)-methyltransferase: protein MAGTLYIVATPIGNAGDFSPRAVQLLRSVSSIAAENPSCTQALLAPHRIYTPLTSYQNDNKEEKTPILLRRLEEGQDIALVSDAGTPVIVDPGRFLIDAAARRGLPVAPVPGPSAIAAALSVSAFSGDAYSFLGQLPASPLHRKRLFRHWRRAPQTLVCFVTPDQLTRTLTELCSVMKTRRAIVAANLTTVREQILRGAVAELTRMPGMKRLEGDVTLVIEGAQARAPRRRVLRRKP, encoded by the coding sequence ATGGCCGGCACCCTCTATATCGTCGCCACACCGATTGGAAATGCCGGGGATTTCTCTCCCCGCGCGGTACAGCTTCTCCGCTCAGTCTCCAGTATTGCCGCTGAGAATCCCTCGTGCACACAGGCCTTGCTCGCTCCACACAGAATCTACACGCCGCTGACGAGCTACCAAAACGACAACAAGGAGGAGAAAACACCGATACTGCTCCGGCGGCTTGAGGAGGGACAGGATATCGCGCTGGTCTCGGACGCCGGCACACCTGTTATCGTTGATCCGGGCCGCTTTCTGATTGACGCCGCCGCCAGGCGCGGACTTCCCGTCGCGCCCGTTCCCGGCCCATCCGCCATCGCAGCCGCGCTGTCGGTGTCGGCGTTTTCAGGAGATGCGTACAGCTTTCTCGGACAGCTCCCCGCTTCGCCTCTTCACCGAAAACGTCTATTTCGGCACTGGAGGCGCGCTCCGCAGACACTGGTCTGCTTTGTCACACCAGACCAGCTCACCCGCACCCTCACAGAGTTATGCTCGGTGATGAAAACCCGTCGGGCCATAGTGGCCGCCAATCTCACGACGGTGCGGGAGCAGATCCTCCGCGGAGCCGTCGCCGAACTGACCCGCATGCCTGGAATGAAAAGACTTGAGGGCGATGTCACGCTGGTGATCGAGGGAGCACAGGCTCGCGCCCCCCGACGACGCGTGTTGCGGAGAAAACCCTAG
- the hemC gene encoding hydroxymethylbilane synthase yields the protein MAATKRSLVLGTRGSRLAIWQAEWVQARLMELAPDVTVTLKKIKTSGDKILDVPLAQIGGKGLFVKEIEEALLSREIDLAVHSMKDMPTVLPTGLDIVGVPPREDPRDALIGREGWTLSRLPQGARVGTSSLRRQAQLLRRRPDLKIEMLRGNLDTRLKKLQAGEFDAIVLASAGLRRLGWAEQITEYLPFEVSLPAIGQGALGIEGRTDDAVVRGIVSKLEHVQTRLAVTAERALLDRLEGGCQVPIAAHATIADERLRLEGLVASLDGKHVVQDHIAGSTAQAQELGRQLAEQLLNQGGKTILDEIYGRA from the coding sequence GTGGCTGCAACCAAGCGTTCGCTGGTGCTGGGTACGCGCGGAAGTCGTCTCGCCATTTGGCAGGCCGAGTGGGTGCAGGCCAGGCTCATGGAGCTTGCGCCGGATGTCACGGTCACGCTGAAAAAAATTAAAACATCCGGAGACAAAATTCTGGATGTGCCGTTGGCCCAGATCGGTGGCAAGGGACTCTTTGTCAAAGAAATCGAAGAAGCGCTACTGAGCCGCGAGATTGATCTGGCCGTGCACAGCATGAAGGATATGCCGACCGTGCTACCGACGGGGTTGGATATTGTCGGTGTGCCCCCGCGAGAGGATCCCCGAGACGCCTTGATCGGACGGGAGGGGTGGACGCTGAGCCGGTTGCCGCAGGGCGCGAGAGTTGGGACCAGCAGTCTCAGGCGACAGGCGCAGTTGCTGCGCCGACGGCCGGATCTGAAGATCGAGATGTTGCGCGGCAATCTCGATACGCGTCTCAAGAAACTGCAGGCCGGCGAGTTCGATGCGATTGTACTAGCATCAGCCGGACTCAGACGGCTGGGATGGGCGGAGCAGATTACAGAGTATCTGCCGTTTGAAGTGAGTCTGCCGGCGATCGGACAGGGCGCGCTGGGCATTGAGGGGCGCACGGATGATGCGGTTGTGCGAGGGATTGTCTCTAAGCTGGAGCATGTGCAGACCAGACTGGCGGTGACGGCTGAGCGGGCACTGTTAGACCGGCTGGAGGGCGGCTGCCAGGTCCCGATTGCGGCGCATGCAACAATCGCGGATGAGCGGTTGCGGCTGGAGGGTCTAGTGGCGAGCCTGGATGGAAAACACGTCGTGCAGGATCACATTGCGGGATCCACGGCGCAGGCACAGGAGCTGGGCCGGCAGTTGGCGGAGCAATTGCTGAACCAGGGCGGCAAAACAATTCTCGACGAGATTTACGGGAGAGCGTGA
- a CDS encoding bifunctional nuclease family protein, protein MESNGLTQLTVYGVVTDPNTETQIVILRNERTAQILPIWVGAAEGNAIKLALDEAPTPRPMSHDLLRSLVEHLNLTVARVVITDVKSNTYFATIHLASQGAERTVNARPSDAIALALRAGSPIFVTADVLQQRGGNSLDAWLEKLGAKNIGTHGG, encoded by the coding sequence ATGGAATCGAACGGACTGACACAATTGACGGTGTACGGGGTCGTAACTGACCCCAACACCGAGACGCAGATCGTGATTTTACGGAACGAGCGTACCGCGCAGATCCTACCGATCTGGGTCGGCGCCGCAGAGGGCAACGCAATCAAGCTGGCGCTAGACGAGGCGCCGACGCCGCGCCCCATGAGCCACGACCTGCTCCGCAGCTTGGTGGAGCACCTGAACCTGACGGTCGCGCGGGTCGTGATCACGGACGTGAAGAGCAACACCTACTTCGCTACGATTCACCTGGCGTCGCAGGGCGCGGAACGGACGGTGAACGCGCGGCCAAGCGATGCGATCGCGCTGGCGCTGCGGGCCGGCAGCCCGATTTTCGTCACGGCGGATGTGCTGCAGCAGCGGGGGGGCAATTCACTGGACGCCTGGCTGGAGAAATTGGGCGCGAAGAACATCGGCACTCACGGCGGATAA
- a CDS encoding NUDIX hydrolase: MRDTSVLIEPHDEWSKGNYSFCPKCGGSLDRRSVKTSEPPRLVCQSCRFVFFLDPKVAVGTIIRYDGRLVLLKRGIEPAYGKWVFPGGFVDRGERVEDAAVRETKEESHLDIRLTGLLNIYSYSGHPVIIIVFTAEVVGGALAAGDETLDAGLFTPADIPWTALAFPSTAQALREYLTKG, encoded by the coding sequence ATGCGTGATACCTCCGTTCTAATTGAGCCGCATGATGAGTGGAGCAAGGGGAACTATTCCTTTTGTCCCAAGTGCGGGGGTTCGCTCGACCGACGTTCGGTTAAAACGTCGGAGCCTCCACGGTTGGTTTGCCAATCCTGCCGGTTTGTCTTTTTCCTCGATCCGAAAGTGGCTGTCGGGACTATCATCCGCTACGACGGGCGTCTTGTGCTGCTGAAGCGCGGGATCGAGCCAGCCTATGGGAAGTGGGTGTTTCCGGGTGGATTTGTCGATCGCGGCGAGCGGGTCGAGGATGCCGCTGTCCGTGAGACAAAGGAGGAGAGCCATCTGGATATCCGGCTTACCGGCCTGTTGAACATTTACTCCTATTCAGGCCATCCAGTGATCATCATCGTCTTTACGGCTGAAGTCGTCGGAGGTGCTCTGGCGGCGGGCGATGAGACGCTGGACGCGGGGCTATTCACGCCTGCCGATATTCCTTGGACTGCACTGGCCTTTCCCAGTACTGCGCAGGCTTTACGCGAGTATTTGACCAAAGGGTAG
- a CDS encoding CBS domain-containing protein — MVPVKSFMVPVEKFVTIDRDTDVRAAAALMRDKNIGSLFVARNKEIIGIITDTDMVRRVVAVGLDASKTPAEQIMSAPILTIEEDKTLLDANDLMAKSHLRHLGVSRNGKLVGMISVRDLVVFLTNLPRKK, encoded by the coding sequence ATGGTTCCGGTGAAATCATTCATGGTACCCGTTGAGAAGTTTGTCACGATTGATCGCGACACAGACGTGCGGGCGGCTGCAGCCCTGATGCGCGACAAGAACATCGGCAGTCTGTTTGTGGCACGTAACAAGGAAATCATCGGAATTATCACGGACACAGACATGGTCCGCCGCGTCGTGGCCGTAGGGCTCGATGCGTCCAAGACGCCGGCCGAGCAGATCATGTCGGCACCGATCCTAACCATCGAAGAGGACAAGACGTTGCTCGACGCGAACGATCTGATGGCCAAGTCGCATCTACGGCATCTGGGTGTCTCCCGCAACGGCAAGCTGGTGGGCATGATTTCGGTGCGCGATCTGGTTGTGTTTCTGACGAATCTGCCACGGAAGAAATAG
- the cobA gene encoding uroporphyrinogen-III C-methyltransferase: MNKKTGRVYLVGAGPGDQKLLTLRGKECLERADVVLYDYLANPALLEFAPERAERIYVGRRRRGQYQDQSAINRLLIEQARAGKTVVRLKGGDPFVFGRGGEEAEAVAAAGVPFEVVPGVTSAVAAPAYAGIPVTHRTLASTVTFVTGHEDPTKGVEALEWPRLATATGTLVFLMGVKNLPAIVRHLRREGKAAATPTAVIRWGTKPSQQTVIGTLETIVARAAEAQIEPPSIIVIGEVVRLREQMNWFETKPLFGRRVLVTRAQEQACELSQLLVEQGAEPVECPTIQIVPPASWAEMDKAVAELRQYQWLVFTSVNGVKPFMERLHYRKLDGRALAGLRICCIGPRTAEALAAYGLSADLVPAQYQAEGVIEAMRASGVKQQRVLIPRAEVAREILPEQLRGLGAEVHVVTAYRTVRPKVETERLKTLLKERRLHVLTFASSSTVRNFTGLFNSREELRQALAGTVVACIGPITAKTADEEGLAVTVTAVDNTIPSLVDAIVQYYAACGDNVPVRC; encoded by the coding sequence GTGAATAAAAAAACCGGCAGGGTATATCTTGTCGGCGCCGGCCCCGGCGATCAAAAACTATTGACGCTGCGGGGCAAGGAGTGCCTCGAACGAGCCGACGTGGTGCTCTATGACTATCTGGCGAATCCCGCGCTGCTTGAGTTTGCGCCGGAGCGGGCGGAGCGCATCTATGTGGGGCGGCGCAGACGAGGACAATACCAGGATCAGTCAGCGATCAACCGGCTACTGATCGAGCAGGCCCGCGCGGGGAAAACCGTCGTGCGGTTGAAAGGCGGCGACCCCTTTGTGTTCGGGCGAGGAGGGGAAGAGGCGGAAGCCGTGGCGGCTGCTGGCGTGCCGTTTGAAGTGGTGCCCGGTGTGACGTCGGCGGTGGCAGCGCCGGCCTATGCAGGCATTCCGGTGACGCACCGGACGCTGGCCTCCACAGTGACCTTTGTGACGGGCCACGAGGATCCCACAAAGGGTGTGGAGGCGCTGGAATGGCCCAGGCTGGCCACAGCTACCGGGACGCTCGTGTTTTTGATGGGCGTGAAGAATTTGCCCGCGATCGTGCGCCATCTCCGCCGTGAAGGAAAAGCGGCCGCCACGCCGACGGCCGTGATCCGGTGGGGGACAAAACCCAGCCAACAGACGGTGATCGGTACGCTGGAGACGATCGTAGCCAGGGCAGCCGAGGCACAGATCGAACCGCCGTCCATCATTGTGATCGGTGAGGTGGTACGTCTCCGGGAGCAGATGAACTGGTTTGAGACGAAGCCGCTGTTCGGCCGGCGCGTGCTGGTGACTCGGGCCCAAGAGCAGGCCTGCGAGCTCTCACAACTGCTGGTCGAGCAGGGCGCCGAGCCCGTTGAGTGTCCGACAATTCAAATTGTGCCGCCGGCCAGTTGGGCCGAGATGGACAAGGCGGTAGCGGAACTCAGGCAGTACCAGTGGCTGGTTTTCACGAGCGTGAATGGGGTGAAGCCGTTCATGGAACGCCTGCATTACAGAAAACTGGACGGGCGGGCGCTGGCCGGTCTTCGGATCTGCTGCATCGGGCCGCGCACGGCCGAGGCGCTGGCTGCCTACGGTCTGTCTGCCGACCTGGTGCCGGCCCAGTATCAGGCGGAGGGCGTGATCGAGGCGATGAGGGCATCCGGCGTCAAGCAGCAGCGGGTGCTGATTCCTCGCGCGGAAGTGGCGCGGGAGATTCTGCCGGAACAATTGCGGGGGCTCGGTGCCGAGGTGCATGTGGTGACTGCGTACCGCACGGTGCGACCGAAGGTCGAAACGGAGCGCCTGAAGACGTTGCTTAAGGAGCGGCGGCTGCATGTGCTGACCTTTGCGAGTTCCTCGACTGTGCGTAATTTCACCGGTCTCTTTAATAGCCGCGAGGAACTGAGGCAAGCGCTGGCCGGCACCGTGGTCGCCTGCATCGGCCCCATCACGGCGAAAACGGCCGACGAGGAAGGCCTGGCGGTGACGGTGACAGCAGTCGATAACACAATTCCCTCGCTGGTGGACGCGATCGTCCAGTATTATGCGGCCTGCGGAGACAACGTGCCAGTGCGGTGCTGA
- a CDS encoding Fe-S cluster protector protein, which yields MLPCPVYCGGTSMAVQCVKCEKAGEPITAPLFMGKLETEIKSKICQPCWKEWENMRVMVINEYHINLGDESGREMIKKHMRSFLKMSDAVDTSKVQENFRPQ from the coding sequence ATGCTGCCGTGCCCAGTCTATTGCGGAGGTACATCCATGGCCGTGCAGTGCGTCAAGTGCGAGAAAGCCGGAGAGCCCATCACCGCCCCCCTCTTCATGGGCAAGCTGGAAACTGAGATTAAATCCAAGATCTGCCAGCCCTGTTGGAAAGAATGGGAAAACATGCGGGTCATGGTCATCAATGAATACCATATCAATCTGGGCGACGAGAGCGGGCGTGAGATGATCAAAAAGCACATGCGGTCTTTTCTAAAAATGAGCGACGCCGTCGACACATCCAAGGTGCAGGAGAATTTCCGTCCGCAGTAA
- a CDS encoding sulfurtransferase TusA family protein has product MKTDGVAPDAELDLRGVICPYNFVKTKLKLETMQGGQVLAVMLDGGDPIRNVPRSVSDDGHAVLRQDPVENCYRVLIRKRADR; this is encoded by the coding sequence TTGAAGACTGACGGCGTGGCGCCCGACGCGGAGTTGGATTTGCGCGGGGTGATCTGCCCCTATAATTTTGTCAAAACCAAGCTTAAGCTGGAAACGATGCAGGGCGGTCAGGTGCTGGCTGTCATGCTTGACGGCGGCGATCCCATTCGCAATGTGCCCCGTAGCGTGAGTGACGACGGCCATGCCGTGCTGCGCCAGGATCCGGTCGAGAATTGCTACCGCGTGCTGATTCGAAAACGCGCCGACCGCTAG
- a CDS encoding c-type cytochrome biogenesis protein CcsB, with amino-acid sequence MTAVFFMATIALYLGGMAFAFAYLSRREETLSKIAFGVTGVGFLMHTVALVAHMMEAGAVPLTSLHAALSFFAWSLVLVFLWADIRHRIHVMGSFLLPIALLSLVWAAALPKEATAPMLTTVWVHVTLSMLGTVGFAVAFAAGLMYVIQDSLLKSKQFNVLHSKLPPLDFLDHLNQLAIVTGFPLLTLGIIAGALSAEVAKGSYVSWNPEQIWALVTWAFYFIVLMGRMTVGWRAKRAAYLTIIGFGGVVLTLVGVVLKSHGVAL; translated from the coding sequence ATGACCGCAGTCTTTTTTATGGCCACAATTGCTCTTTATCTTGGGGGAATGGCCTTTGCGTTTGCCTACCTATCTCGGCGCGAGGAGACGCTGTCAAAGATCGCGTTCGGTGTGACTGGCGTTGGATTTCTGATGCACACGGTGGCGCTGGTGGCTCATATGATGGAAGCTGGCGCAGTACCGCTGACCAGCCTGCACGCGGCCCTCTCGTTTTTTGCCTGGTCGTTGGTGCTGGTGTTCCTGTGGGCCGACATCCGGCACCGCATCCATGTGATGGGTTCGTTCCTGCTGCCGATTGCGCTGCTGTCACTAGTGTGGGCGGCAGCGTTGCCCAAGGAGGCCACGGCACCCATGCTCACCACCGTCTGGGTGCATGTAACGCTGAGCATGCTGGGGACCGTCGGATTTGCCGTGGCCTTTGCGGCCGGGCTGATGTACGTGATCCAGGATAGTCTGCTCAAATCGAAACAGTTCAACGTGCTCCATTCGAAATTGCCTCCGTTGGATTTTCTCGACCATCTCAATCAACTGGCGATTGTGACGGGGTTCCCGTTGCTCACGCTCGGTATCATTGCGGGCGCCCTGTCGGCCGAGGTGGCCAAGGGCTCCTATGTCAGTTGGAATCCAGAGCAGATCTGGGCGCTGGTCACCTGGGCCTTCTACTTTATCGTGTTGATGGGGCGTATGACGGTGGGCTGGCGAGCCAAGCGGGCGGCCTACCTGACGATCATCGGTTTCGGCGGTGTGGTGTTGACGCTCGTCGGCGTGGTGTTAAAGAGCCACGGGGTAGCGCTCTGA
- a CDS encoding glutamyl-tRNA reductase: MQIIVVGLSHKTAPVEIREKLSVPESRLDEALGRLRSYAGIKEGFLLSTCNRVEVYAVVDGVDEGHARIQEFFSDTHLSLSSEQLMPHLYWYAGDRAIGHLFRVASSLDSMIVGEPQILGQLKDAFEVALNHKASGIVLNKLVRKAISVAKRVRTETRIAETAVSVSYAAVELAKKIFSNLNEKTVLLVGAGEMAKLAAQHLVDQGVRRVQITTRDAGSAMELARRFNASSIPFEHFRREMAEADIVLCSTGAAQYLIGVEDVQQVIHRRRNRPIFLIDISVPRNIDPAVKDIDNAFLFDIDDLQTHVERNLEERRREAAKAEAMVEEEVGQVLDWLKSLEVTPTIVALRNRGEEIKRAEVEKALARLHQLSDQERSVVEGLASAIVNKLLHGSLVTLKTESASSGGTMFVEAARRFFGLDDKPQAGADEPDEATAGKPSGHRAAGERKD, encoded by the coding sequence ATGCAGATCATTGTCGTCGGACTCAGCCATAAAACCGCGCCCGTTGAAATCCGCGAGAAGCTCTCGGTGCCGGAGAGCCGCTTGGATGAAGCGCTGGGTCGTCTGCGCAGCTACGCAGGCATCAAGGAGGGATTCCTGCTGTCGACCTGCAACCGCGTCGAAGTGTATGCCGTGGTGGACGGTGTCGATGAGGGCCACGCCCGCATTCAGGAGTTTTTTTCAGACACCCACCTGTCCCTGTCGTCCGAACAACTGATGCCACACCTGTACTGGTATGCCGGTGATCGGGCGATCGGGCATCTGTTCCGTGTCGCCTCCAGTCTCGATTCAATGATCGTTGGGGAACCGCAAATTCTCGGTCAGTTGAAGGATGCCTTTGAAGTGGCGCTCAATCACAAGGCCAGCGGAATCGTACTCAACAAGCTGGTCCGCAAGGCGATTTCGGTGGCTAAGCGCGTGCGCACGGAAACCAGGATCGCCGAGACGGCGGTCTCCGTGAGCTACGCGGCGGTTGAGCTGGCGAAGAAAATCTTTTCCAATCTGAACGAGAAAACGGTGCTGCTGGTGGGGGCAGGTGAAATGGCCAAGCTGGCGGCACAGCACCTGGTGGATCAGGGCGTCCGCCGCGTGCAGATCACGACTCGAGACGCTGGGAGCGCGATGGAGCTGGCGCGGCGGTTTAATGCCTCCTCGATTCCCTTCGAGCATTTCCGGCGCGAGATGGCCGAGGCCGACATCGTGCTCTGTTCGACCGGCGCGGCGCAATATCTCATCGGCGTCGAGGATGTGCAGCAGGTGATCCATCGCCGGAGAAATCGGCCGATTTTCCTTATCGACATTTCCGTGCCACGGAACATCGATCCGGCCGTGAAGGACATCGATAATGCGTTCCTCTTCGATATCGATGACCTGCAGACGCATGTCGAGCGCAACCTCGAAGAACGGCGGCGCGAAGCGGCCAAGGCCGAAGCCATGGTGGAGGAGGAAGTCGGTCAGGTGCTCGACTGGCTGAAATCACTCGAGGTGACACCTACGATCGTAGCGCTGCGGAACCGGGGTGAGGAGATCAAGCGGGCCGAGGTGGAGAAGGCGCTAGCGCGTCTGCATCAGCTCTCTGACCAGGAGCGGAGCGTGGTGGAGGGGTTGGCCTCCGCTATTGTGAACAAGCTGTTACACGGGTCGTTGGTCACGCTGAAAACGGAATCAGCATCCAGTGGCGGAACGATGTTTGTCGAGGCGGCGCGGCGCTTTTTCGGATTAGACGATAAACCGCAGGCGGGCGCGGACGAACCGGACGAGGCGACGGCCGGCAAACCATCCGGGCACCGTGCCGCGGGCGAGCGGAAGGACTAG
- the rplM gene encoding 50S ribosomal protein L13, producing MGSYQAKPLEVERKWYVVDADGKTLGRLAARVAAVLRGKHKPTFTPNVDTGDHIVIINAGKIHLTGGKLKTKTYTQHTGWPGGLKEATAEHVHKKDPTALLETAIKGMLPKNPLGKQMARKLKIYAGTAHPHGAQNPQALAL from the coding sequence ATGGGAAGCTATCAAGCCAAACCATTGGAAGTCGAACGGAAGTGGTATGTGGTGGATGCAGACGGAAAGACCCTGGGCCGGCTCGCCGCCCGCGTGGCCGCCGTCCTGCGGGGGAAACACAAGCCGACCTTCACCCCAAATGTGGACACTGGCGACCACATCGTCATTATCAACGCGGGTAAGATCCATCTGACCGGCGGCAAGCTCAAGACCAAGACCTACACCCAGCATACGGGCTGGCCGGGCGGGCTGAAGGAAGCCACGGCCGAGCATGTGCACAAGAAGGACCCGACCGCGCTGCTCGAAACAGCGATCAAAGGTATGCTGCCCAAGAATCCGCTGGGCAAGCAGATGGCGCGTAAACTGAAAATCTACGCCGGCACCGCCCATCCGCATGGGGCGCAGAATCCCCAGGCGCTGGCGCTGTAA
- a CDS encoding bifunctional nuclease family protein, whose amino-acid sequence MIAQMKVRGLMFDPYNNTFIVILKDEDNAEMLPIWVGKPEASSISFALEEVTTPRPMTHDLMKAVLDVVDAKVISVVISDLKENTYYAKIHLMYEDSEYVVDARPSDAIALALRTNAPIFANEEVLKQQASEELDQWLANLKPEDFGKSET is encoded by the coding sequence ATGATTGCACAAATGAAAGTCAGGGGTCTGATGTTTGACCCCTACAACAACACGTTTATCGTGATTTTAAAGGACGAGGACAACGCCGAGATGCTGCCCATCTGGGTAGGCAAACCGGAGGCTAGCTCAATCAGCTTCGCACTCGAAGAGGTCACAACGCCCCGTCCCATGACACACGATCTGATGAAGGCCGTGCTAGATGTGGTGGACGCCAAGGTGATCAGCGTGGTCATCTCAGATTTGAAGGAGAACACCTATTACGCCAAGATCCATCTGATGTATGAGGATTCGGAATACGTCGTGGATGCGCGGCCTAGCGACGCCATCGCCCTGGCTCTACGCACAAACGCGCCGATCTTCGCGAACGAAGAGGTGCTGAAGCAACAGGCCTCGGAAGAACTGGATCAGTGGCTGGCCAATCTCAAGCCGGAAGATTTTGGAAAGTCCGAGACATGA
- a CDS encoding SDR family NAD(P)-dependent oxidoreductase, translating into MARLRASRVRRLPTPPSVAFHNNTPVALITGAGRGIGRATATRFAQAGFRVAICARTASELRATHKTLAASGGQVFVRRADTGKPSDARALVRAVLKHYGHIDVLINNAGILGPMLQLTRYPLRPWLNVLRINLTGTFVITQEVARAMMRRHRGCIITVSSSVGRAGRAGWGAYAVSKFGVEGLSQVLADELRPFNVCVMTYNPGGTRTKMRAQAFPHEDRSKLKDPSVTAEALLRLTRGASPDHTGHAFDAATLPDSPV; encoded by the coding sequence ATGGCACGCCTCCGTGCATCCCGCGTACGACGCCTCCCCACGCCTCCTAGCGTCGCTTTCCACAACAATACTCCAGTTGCGCTCATCACTGGCGCCGGACGCGGCATCGGCCGCGCGACCGCAACGCGGTTTGCACAGGCCGGCTTCCGGGTGGCCATCTGCGCCCGTACCGCCTCGGAGCTCCGCGCGACGCACAAGACCCTCGCCGCCTCCGGCGGCCAGGTCTTTGTTCGCAGAGCCGATACCGGCAAACCATCGGACGCCCGCGCGCTGGTCCGCGCTGTTTTGAAACATTATGGCCACATTGATGTTCTGATCAACAATGCGGGCATCCTCGGGCCGATGCTTCAGCTGACACGCTATCCGCTTCGCCCCTGGCTCAACGTGCTGCGCATTAACTTAACTGGCACCTTTGTCATCACGCAGGAAGTTGCGCGCGCCATGATGCGCCGCCATCGCGGCTGCATCATCACGGTCTCTTCATCTGTTGGACGCGCCGGCCGGGCCGGCTGGGGAGCCTATGCGGTCTCCAAATTCGGCGTGGAAGGTCTGTCGCAAGTGCTCGCCGATGAACTTCGCCCCTTTAATGTCTGCGTCATGACCTACAATCCCGGCGGCACGCGCACGAAAATGCGGGCACAGGCCTTCCCGCACGAGGATCGCAGCAAATTGAAAGACCCGTCGGTCACGGCCGAGGCCCTGCTCCGCCTGACTCGCGGTGCCTCGCCGGACCACACCGGACATGCTTTCGATGCCGCCACGCTGCCTGACTCACCAGTCTAA
- the hemB gene encoding porphobilinogen synthase has protein sequence MAFPRHRLRRLRQQEPLRRLVRETWLTASDFIYPMFVTTGKSRKDEIASMPGQYRFSVDLAVKEAAEAKRLGIPAVILFGVPDSKDEKGTGAYDPAGIVPQAVRALKEQVPDLLVITDVCIDEYTSHGHCGLVKDGRILNDETLDCLTAMARVHAEAGADMVAPSDMMDGRVLAIRNELDRGGFTELPIMAYAAKFASCFYAPFRDAAQSSPKFGDRQSYQMDPANVREALREIRSDIQEGADIVMVKPALPYLDIIAAARANTTVPIAAYQVSGEYSMIKAAAHAGWLDESRAMLESLLAIKRAGADMMLTYFAKDAARLLNS, from the coding sequence ATGGCGTTCCCCCGACACAGGCTTCGTCGGTTGCGGCAACAGGAGCCCTTGCGGCGGCTCGTCCGCGAGACGTGGCTGACCGCGTCCGACTTCATCTATCCAATGTTCGTGACAACCGGGAAGAGCCGCAAGGACGAGATCGCGTCGATGCCGGGGCAGTATCGCTTTTCTGTGGATCTGGCGGTCAAGGAGGCTGCGGAGGCGAAGCGGCTGGGCATCCCCGCAGTCATTCTCTTCGGCGTACCGGACAGCAAGGATGAGAAGGGGACGGGCGCCTACGATCCCGCGGGTATCGTGCCGCAGGCGGTGCGGGCGCTGAAGGAGCAGGTGCCGGATTTGCTGGTCATCACGGACGTCTGCATTGACGAGTACACGTCGCATGGGCATTGCGGTTTGGTGAAGGATGGTCGCATTCTCAACGATGAAACGCTCGACTGTCTCACGGCCATGGCACGCGTACATGCCGAGGCAGGCGCCGATATGGTGGCGCCGTCTGACATGATGGACGGCCGCGTACTGGCCATCCGCAACGAGCTGGATCGGGGCGGTTTCACGGAACTGCCCATCATGGCGTATGCGGCCAAATTTGCCTCTTGTTTCTATGCGCCGTTTCGGGATGCGGCTCAGTCCTCCCCCAAGTTCGGCGACCGGCAGTCGTATCAAATGGATCCGGCGAACGTCCGCGAGGCGCTGCGGGAAATCCGGTCGGACATTCAGGAAGGCGCTGACATTGTGATGGTCAAGCCGGCCCTGCCGTATCTCGATATCATTGCTGCGGCCCGCGCCAACACGACCGTACCCATTGCGGCCTACCAGGTTAGCGGCGAGTACAGTATGATCAAGGCAGCCGCACACGCTGGCTGGCTGGACGAATCCCGCGCCATGCTGGAATCGTTGTTGGCCATCAAGCGGGCCGGCGCGGACATGATGCTCACGTATTTTGCCAAGGATGCTGCCAGGCTTCTCAATTCCTGA
- the rpsI gene encoding 30S ribosomal protein S9 produces MRAAIQYATGKRKYAIARAWVTPGAGQVTVNTKPIEQYFPRPTLRTMVQYPLEVAGLLGKYDVRATVHGGGTTGQAGALRHAIAKALVTMTPATRTALKKEGLLTRDPRVKERKKYGQKGARKRFQYSKR; encoded by the coding sequence ATGAGAGCCGCGATACAGTACGCAACAGGCAAACGGAAATACGCCATCGCTCGCGCATGGGTCACGCCGGGTGCCGGCCAGGTGACGGTCAACACCAAGCCAATCGAGCAGTATTTCCCCAGACCCACGCTGAGAACCATGGTGCAGTACCCGCTCGAAGTGGCCGGGCTGCTTGGCAAGTACGACGTGCGGGCCACCGTCCATGGCGGCGGGACGACCGGCCAGGCCGGCGCCCTGCGGCACGCCATCGCCAAGGCGCTCGTCACCATGACGCCCGCCACGCGCACGGCCCTCAAGAAGGAAGGCTTGCTTACGCGCGATCCACGCGTGAAAGAGCGAAAGAAGTACGGGCAGAAGGGCGCTCGCAAGCGCTTCCAGTACTCGAAGCGGTAA